Proteins co-encoded in one Setaria viridis chromosome 9, Setaria_viridis_v4.0, whole genome shotgun sequence genomic window:
- the LOC117837150 gene encoding transcription factor bHLH94 produces MALLDAVVYPQPQGQFGYGHRDASYGLPWSTSDATGFGEWDPFLLATLVQNAEEWGEEVGSKASPEHDAAPSSAAGPSPATTPKRKRRRAKVIKNEEEIESQRMTHIAVERNRRRQMNEYLAVLRSLMPPSYAQRGDQASIVGGAINYVRELEQLLQSLEVQRSLKEHNSNSSNPFASFFSFPQYFATSATHCDAGNHTIEEDTSARRTPSSSVTADIEVSMVEGHASVKVQAPRRPRQLLRLAAGLQQLGLTILHLNVSTAGAVVMYSLSLKVEDECKLSSVEEIAAAVHEILGRVQEEAGFS; encoded by the exons ATGGCATTACTGGATGCCGTGGTGTATCCCCAACCCCAAGGCCAATTCGGCTACGGGCACAGGGACGCGTCCTACGGGCTCCCTTGGTCGACGTCAGACGCGACCGGCTTCGGCGAATGGGACCCCTTCCTGCTCGCCACCCTCGTGCAGAATGCCGAGGAGTGGGGGGAGGAGGTGGGCTCCAAGGCCTCGCCGGAGCACGacgcggcgccgtcgtcggccgctgggccgtcgccggccacgactccgaagaggaagaggaggcgggCCAAGGTCATCAAGAACGAGGAGGAGATCGAGAGCCAGCGGATGACCCACATTGCCGTCGAGCGGAACCGCCGCCGGCAGATGAACGAGTACCTCGCCGTGCTGCGCTCCCTCATGCCACCTTCCTATGCGCAAAGG GGCGATCAAGCATCTATTGTTGGGGGAGCAATCAACTACGTGAGGGAGCTTGAGCAACTGCTTCAATCCCTCGAGGTGCAAAGGAGCCTAAAAGAGCACAACAGCAACTCATCCAATCCCTTCGCTAGTTTCTTTAGCTTTCCACAGTACTTCGCTACATCTGCCACCCACTGCGACGCCGGCAACCACACAATCGAGGAGGATACGTCCGCCAGGAGAACCCCGTCGTCGTCGGTCACCGCCGACATTGAAGTGAGCATGGTGGAGGGGCATGCCAGTGTCAAGGTtcaggcgccgcggcggccaaggCAGCTGCTGAGGCTGGCGGCCGGCCTCCAGCAGCTCGGGCTCACGATCTTGCATCTCAACGTCAGCACGGCCGGCGCCGTGGTCATGTACTCCTTAAGTCTCAAG GTGGAGGATGAATGCAAGCTCAGCTCTGTGGAGGAGATTGCAGCTGCAGTGCATGAGATTCTGGGGAGGGTACAGGAGGAGGCAGGCTTTAGTTGA